The Castor canadensis chromosome 8, mCasCan1.hap1v2, whole genome shotgun sequence genome contains a region encoding:
- the LOC109674067 gene encoding histone H3 translates to MARTKQTARKSTGGKAPRKQLATKAARKSAPATGGVKKPHRYRPGTVALREIRRYQKSTELLIRKLPFQRLVREIAQDFKTDLRFQSSAVMALQEASEAYLVGLFEDTNLCAIHAKRVTIMPKDIQLARRIRGERA, encoded by the coding sequence ATGGCTCGTACCAAGCAGACGGCTCGCAAGTCCACCGGCGGCAAGGCGCCGCGCAAGCAGCTGGCCACCAAGGCCGCCCGCAAGAGCGCGCCGGCCACCGGCGGCGTGAAGAAGCCCCACCGCTACCGGCCCGGCACCGTGGCGCTGCGCGAGATCCGCCGCTACCAGAAGTCCACCGAGCTGCTGATCCGCAAACTGCCGTTCCAGCGCCTGGTGCGCGAGATCGCGCAGGACTTCAAGACCGACCTGCGCTTCCAGAGCTCGGCCGTCATGGCGCTGCAGGAGGCGAGCGAGGCCTACCTGGTGGGCCTGTTTGAGGACACCAACCTGTGCGCCATCCACGCCAAGCGAGTGACCATCATGCCCAAGGACATCCAGCTGGCCCGTCGGATTCGTGGGGAGAGGGCTTAA
- the LOC109674068 gene encoding histone H2A type 1-J, with translation MSGRGKQGGKARAKAKTRSSRAGLQFPVGRVHRLLRKGNYAERVGAGAPVYLAAVLEYLTAEILELAGNAARDNKKTRIIPRHLQLAIRNDEELNKLLGKVTIAQGGVLPNIQAVLLPKKTESHHKTK, from the coding sequence ATGTCTGGACGTGGCAAGCAGGGCGGCAAGGCTCGCGCCAAAGCCAAGACCCGGTCTTCCCGTGCTGGTCTGCAGTTCCCCGTGGGCCGTGTCCACCGTCTGCTCCGCAAGGGCAACTATGCCGAGCGGGTGGGAGCCGGCGCCCCGGTGTACCTGGCGGCGGTGCTGGAGTACCTGACCGCCGAGATCCTGGAGCTGGCGGGCAACGCGGCCAGGGACAACAAGAAGACCCGCATCATCCCGCGCCACCTGCAGCTGGCCATCCGCAACGACGAGGAGCTCAACAAGCTGCTGGGCAAAGTCACCATCGCTCAGGGCGGCGTCCTCCCCAACATCCAGGCGGTGCTGCTGCCCAAGAAGACCGAGAGTCATCACAAGACCAAATAA
- the LOC109674066 gene encoding histone H2A type 1-J-like encodes MSGRGKQGGKARAKAKTRSSRAGLQFPVGRVHRLLRKGNYAERVGAGAPVYLAAVLEYLTAEILELAGNAARDNKKTRIIPRHLQLAIRNDEELNKLLGKVTIAQGGVLPNIQAVLLPKKTESHHKTKGK; translated from the coding sequence ATGTCTGGACGTGGCAAGCAGGGCGGCAAGGCTCGCGCCAAAGCCAAGACCCGGTCTTCCCGTGCTGGTCTGCAGTTCCCCGTGGGCCGTGTCCACCGTCTGCTCCGCAAGGGCAACTATGCCGAGCGGGTGGGAGCCGGCGCCCCGGTGTACCTGGCGGCGGTGCTGGAGTACCTGACCGCCGAGATCCTGGAGCTGGCGGGCAACGCGGCCAGGGACAACAAGAAGACCCGCATCATCCCGCGCCACCTGCAGCTGGCCATCCGCAACGACGAGGAGCTCAACAAGCTGCTGGGCAAAGTCACCATCGCCCAGGGCGGCGTCCTCCCCAACATCCAGGCAGTGCTGCTGCCCAAGAAGACTGAGAGTCATCACAAAACCAAGGGCAAATGA
- the LOC109674069 gene encoding histone H2B type 1-C/E/F/G/I: MPEPAKSAPAPKKGSKKAVTKAQKKDGKKRKRSRKESYSVYVYKVLKQVHPDTGISSKAMGIMNSFVNDIFERIAGEASRLAHYNKRSTITSREIQTAVRLLLPGELAKHAVSEGTKAVTKYTSSK; this comes from the coding sequence ATGCCTGAACCAGCAAAATCCGCTCCAGCGCCCAAGAAGGGCTCCAAGAAGGCGGTGACCAAGGCGCAGAAGAAGGACGGCAAGAAGCGCAAGCGCAGCCGCAAGGAGAGCTACTCCGTGTACGTGTACAAGGTGCTGAAGCAGGTCCACCCGGACACCGGCATCTCGTCCAAGGCCATGGGCATCATGAACTCGTTCGTCAACGACATCTTCGAGCGCATCGCGGGGGAGGCGTCTCGCCTGGCGCATTACAACAAGCGCTCGACCATCACGTCCCGGGAGATCCAGACGGCCGTGCGCCTGCTGCTGCCCGGGGAGCTGGCCAAGCACGCCGTGTCCGAGGGGACCAAGGCCGTCACCAAGTACACCAGTTCCAAGTGA
- the LOC141425669 gene encoding histone H2B type 1-C/E/F/G/I, which translates to MPEPAKSAPAPKKGSKKAVTKAQKKDGKKRKRSRKESYSVYVYKVLKQVHPDTGISSKAMGIMNSFVNDIFERIAGEASRLAHYNKRSTITSREIQTAVRLLLPGELAKHAVSEGTKAVTKYTSSK; encoded by the coding sequence ATGCCTGAACCAGCAAAATCCGCTCCAGCGCCCAAGAAGGGCTCCAAGAAGGCGGTGACCAAGGCGCAGAAGAAGGACGGCAAGAAGCGCAAGCGCAGCCGCAAGGAGAGCTACTCCGTGTACGTGTACAAGGTGCTGAAGCAGGTCCACCCGGACACCGGCATCTCGTCCAAGGCCATGGGCATCATGAACTCGTTCGTCAACGACATCTTCGAGCGCATCGCGGGGGAGGCGTCTCGCCTGGCGCATTACAACAAGCGCTCGACCATCACGTCCCGGGAGATCCAGACGGCCGTGCGCCTGCTGCTGCCCGGGGAGCTGGCCAAGCACGCCGTGTCCGAGGGGACCAAGGCCGTTACTAAGTACACCAGCTCCAAGTGA